The Mycolicibacterium monacense genome contains the following window.
CGGCGCCGGGATCCGGTAGTCGAGCGACGGCACGACGCTGCCGACGGGGAAGTTCTGGGTCAGGAAGCTCTCGCCGAAGGCGTGCCGGGCCACCGGGTCGCCGTACATCGCGAAGCTCAACTCGTCCGGGGGCGGGGCGGCCGGGTCGTAGGCCAGCTTCGCCTGCACGTCGTTGAGCACCATCGCACCCTCGGACAGGCCGATCGCGGTACCGCGACCACCCTCCCGGACGGCGTTGATGACGTTCGGTGTGCCGACGTCGACCGACTCACCGACGCTGGGACCGTCGATGCCCAGTCCGGGGAAGGAGTCGTCCAACCGGCCGATACCGGGGAACAGCCGCTCGAGAGTGTGCCCCTGGACCTGCCCGGCCGGGTAGTCGACGATCTGCCGGTCCAGACCCGGGAACCAGTCCGAGCCGGTGCGCATGATGTATTCGTCGTAGGGGATGCCCAGCACGTGCGCACCGCCGAGGGCGTAGGCCCTACCCGGTGTGCCCAGCGGCGGCGGACCGTCGGCCGGGGCGGGCGGCGGCGGGACCGGTGGCTCGTCGGCCGACGCGCTGCCGAAGCCGAAACCGCCTGCGGCGCCGATGATCGTCAGCGCAGAACCGAATGCGAGAAGCCGTCTCATAATCGTTTCGCGCACCTTCCCGCCCTGCTCGGCCGCACCGGGCCCGACATTACCCCGCCAGGTGCCCATGCTGCCCCTTCCCGCCGTCGAGCCGGGCGAACCCGTCCTTCCGATACAACTCCGCGGAGGCGGTGCGCCGGATCTTGCCGCTCGTCGTGGTGGGAATCGACCCGGATGCCACCAGCACGACGTCACCGACGCTGATGCCGTGCGCGTTGGAGATCGCGGCGGTGACGTCACTCTTGAGCTCACCGAAGCGGCTTACCGCATCCTCGTCGAGGACGGGCGGCTCCTTGAGTTCGATGACGGTGACGAGGCTTTCGGTGCTGTTCACCGGGACCGATACCGCCGCGACCCGACCGCGGGTGATCTCCTGCACCGTCGCCTCGATGTCCTCGGGATGGTGGTTGCGGCCGCGGATGATGAGCAGGTCCTTGATGCGGCCGACGATGAACAGCTCGCCCTCGTGGATGAACCCGAGGTCGCCGGTTCGAAGCCACGTCCCGCCCGGTGTGCCGGGCGACGGGTCGACGAGTGTGGCGCCGAAGCACCGCTGATCCTCCGGCGGCCTGCTCCAGTAGCCGGCCGCGACGTTGTCTCCGTGCACCCAGATCTCCCCCACCACGTCATCGGGGCACTGCCGGTGGGTGTCGGTGTCGACGATCCGCACCACCGGTGACTGCGGCACGTCGTACTTGACGAGCGCCGTGCCCTTCCCGGGTGCGCACGGCACCACGCGGCCGGCGCCCAGCTCGTCGGCATCGAAGTGTGCGGCCGGTGACGTCTCGCTCCACGTGCCCGATGCCACGAAGACCGTCGCCTCGGCCAGGCCGTATGACGGACGCAGCATGTGGTCGTGGAAGTCGAAGTGGGCGAACCGATCCGCGAAGCGTTCCAGGGTGGCCGGCTCGACCCGCTCGGCGCCGTTGATGATTCCCCGCACCCCGCCGAGGTCGAGA
Protein-coding sequences here:
- a CDS encoding AMP-binding protein; translation: MTPTSESSMLSMLHGRASLRPDDIAFTFTHYDRDPAGVPETLTWAQLARRTMSVAREIRQYGSFGDRAVILAPQGLEYVLAFLGAMQAGLVAVPLPLPHRGSGHDRVSAVLTDTKPAVVFTTSSTAGDVGDFVDASPLDTVPKIVEIDALNLDAEGEIRLDPAGLPATAYLQYSSGSTRLPTGAMISHRNLQANYEQVMRTFFAGDGPSSTTTFVSWLPFYHDMGLVLGICVPILSGHPAALTSPVAFLERPARWIRALAENPHAFSAAPNFAFDLAARKTSDSDLAGLDLGGVRGIINGAERVEPATLERFADRFAHFDFHDHMLRPSYGLAEATVFVASGTWSETSPAAHFDADELGAGRVVPCAPGKGTALVKYDVPQSPVVRIVDTDTHRQCPDDVVGEIWVHGDNVAAGYWSRPPEDQRCFGATLVDPSPGTPGGTWLRTGDLGFIHEGELFIVGRIKDLLIIRGRNHHPEDIEATVQEITRGRVAAVSVPVNSTESLVTVIELKEPPVLDEDAVSRFGELKSDVTAAISNAHGISVGDVVLVASGSIPTTTSGKIRRTASAELYRKDGFARLDGGKGQHGHLAG
- the pe gene encoding acyltransferase PE translates to MRRLLAFGSALTIIGAAGGFGFGSASADEPPVPPPPAPADGPPPLGTPGRAYALGGAHVLGIPYDEYIMRTGSDWFPGLDRQIVDYPAGQVQGHTLERLFPGIGRLDDSFPGLGIDGPSVGESVDVGTPNVINAVREGGRGTAIGLSEGAMVLNDVQAKLAYDPAAPPPDELSFAMYGDPVARHAFGESFLTQNFPVGSVVPSLDYRIPAPVESQYDTYHFVSAYDSIADWPDRPDNWISVANAIVGLATGHTAVAFTEPSMVPERNIRTTVNSRGAKTTTFMIPEEHLPLVLPFKYLGVPKDTLMELDSVLKPYVDAGYSRNDDPLTAPITVDPVNGYDPAEVTAPATQAAFGGAADPVSQLLSGLQYVLNNQPTR